A part of Solicola gregarius genomic DNA contains:
- the rbfA gene encoding 30S ribosome-binding factor RbfA encodes MSSPRVRKIADRIKVVVADMLERRVKDPRLGFATVTDVRVTGDSQHATVFYSVLGGADEIDGTAAALASATGLIRSEVGKQLGIRHTPSIEFILDGVPENARQIEDLLTQAKQSDAEVARRAASATYAGDADPYKKHDDETDDA; translated from the coding sequence ATGAGTTCGCCGCGCGTACGCAAGATCGCCGACCGCATCAAGGTCGTCGTCGCTGACATGCTCGAGCGCCGTGTCAAGGATCCGCGTCTCGGGTTCGCCACGGTCACCGACGTACGAGTCACCGGCGACTCGCAGCATGCCACGGTTTTCTACTCGGTCCTCGGCGGCGCGGACGAGATCGACGGAACCGCGGCTGCCCTCGCCAGCGCCACCGGCCTGATCCGCTCCGAGGTCGGCAAGCAGCTCGGCATCCGCCATACGCCGTCGATCGAGTTCATCCTCGACGGCGTACCGGAGAACGCCCGCCAGATCGAGGACCTGCTCACCCAGGCGAAGCAGTCCGATGCGGAGGTGGCCCGACGAGCAGCCTCGGCTACGTACGCGGGCGACGCAGACCCGTACAAGAAGCACGACGACGAGACCGACGACGCCTGA
- the truB gene encoding tRNA pseudouridine(55) synthase TruB, with protein sequence MSDGLVIVDKPPGWTSHDVVGRVRRLAGTRKVGHAGTLDPMATGVLVLGVDRATRLLGHLMLTEKEYAATIRLGASTNTDDAEGEASGGGDATHLGRADVESVLPKLRGTIEQVPSTVSAIKVDGKRAYARARAGEAVELQARTVHINRLEIVDARSAPPYLDVDVAVACSSGTYVRALARDIGSVLGVGAHLTALRRTRVGPFGLDTARTLEGLADDFAVLDIGAAARSAFEVVTLDEESARMVRHGRPLHDTRLPGEAPVAMFGPDGAFLALYEQRGEIAKAVAVFG encoded by the coding sequence ATGAGCGACGGCCTCGTCATCGTCGACAAGCCACCGGGCTGGACGTCACACGACGTCGTCGGGCGGGTACGCCGGCTCGCCGGTACCCGCAAGGTCGGCCACGCCGGCACCCTCGACCCGATGGCCACGGGTGTCCTCGTGCTCGGCGTCGACCGCGCGACGCGCCTGCTCGGTCACCTGATGCTGACCGAGAAGGAGTACGCCGCGACGATCCGGCTCGGGGCGTCGACGAACACCGACGATGCCGAGGGCGAGGCCAGTGGCGGAGGCGACGCGACGCACCTGGGCCGCGCCGACGTCGAGTCGGTGCTGCCGAAGCTCCGCGGCACCATCGAGCAGGTCCCGTCGACGGTCTCGGCGATCAAGGTCGACGGCAAACGCGCGTACGCCCGTGCCCGAGCGGGTGAGGCGGTCGAGCTGCAGGCGCGCACCGTGCACATCAACCGGCTCGAGATCGTCGATGCGCGATCTGCACCGCCGTACCTCGACGTCGACGTCGCCGTGGCGTGCTCGAGCGGCACGTACGTCCGCGCGCTCGCCCGCGACATCGGCAGTGTCCTGGGCGTCGGCGCTCATCTGACGGCGCTGCGGCGTACCCGCGTCGGTCCATTCGGACTCGACACCGCGCGTACCCTCGAGGGGCTCGCCGACGACTTCGCCGTGCTCGACATCGGCGCTGCAGCACGGAGCGCATTCGAGGTCGTGACGCTCGACGAGGAGTCCGCTCGGATGGTGCGCCACGGGCGTCCGCTGCACGACACGCGCCTGCCCGGTGAGGCACCCGTCGCGATGTTCGGGCCCGACGGCGCATTCCTCGCCCTCTACGAGCAGCGGGGCGAGATCGCCAAGGCCGTTGCCGTGTTCGGGTGA
- a CDS encoding phospholipase D-like domain-containing protein has product MFVTQVAIIISLIGIDNWRKRIRPRKVKFPRTAPAEMPVGDSAATTFTYGEDLYADMLDAIRGAKRRILFESYIWKGDELGREFKDALVEASERGVEVYVVYDGFANLVVPRSFLRFPSAIHVLRYPLFRPGLLMLNVRKSGRDHRKILVVDGETAYVGGYNIGSTYATDWRDTHIKFHGPSAWDFENAFVDFWNMQRADAMPLLADEGARTWEPRIRTHRNVPGLLVFPIRGMYLEAIDRAREHIYITQAYFIPDREILHALLAAARRGVDVRVLVPETSNHVVADWMSRGFYSTLLRGGISIWLYENAMVHAKTATIDGKWTTIGTANIDRLSLTGNYEINVEVFDEGLAAQMEKVFFADSSNARRLPIEEWDRRAIAAKFSESVLAPLRPLL; this is encoded by the coding sequence ATGTTCGTCACCCAGGTGGCGATCATCATCTCCCTGATCGGCATCGACAACTGGCGTAAGCGCATCCGGCCGCGGAAGGTGAAGTTCCCGCGTACGGCGCCGGCGGAGATGCCCGTCGGCGACTCCGCAGCGACCACGTTCACCTACGGCGAAGACCTGTACGCCGACATGCTCGACGCGATCCGCGGCGCGAAGCGACGGATCCTGTTCGAGTCGTACATCTGGAAGGGCGACGAGCTCGGCCGCGAGTTCAAGGATGCGCTGGTCGAGGCGTCCGAACGCGGTGTCGAGGTGTACGTCGTGTACGACGGGTTCGCGAACCTCGTCGTGCCACGGTCGTTCCTGCGGTTCCCGTCCGCGATCCACGTGCTGCGATACCCGTTGTTCCGCCCCGGGCTGCTGATGCTCAACGTCCGCAAGTCCGGGCGCGACCACCGCAAGATCCTCGTCGTCGACGGCGAGACGGCGTACGTCGGCGGCTACAACATCGGCAGCACGTACGCGACCGACTGGCGCGACACCCACATCAAGTTCCACGGGCCGTCGGCGTGGGACTTCGAGAACGCGTTCGTGGACTTCTGGAACATGCAGCGCGCCGACGCCATGCCACTGCTTGCCGACGAGGGAGCGCGTACGTGGGAGCCGCGTATCCGCACGCACCGCAACGTGCCGGGGCTGCTGGTGTTCCCGATCCGCGGTATGTATCTCGAGGCGATCGACCGCGCGCGGGAGCACATCTACATCACCCAGGCGTACTTCATCCCCGACCGCGAGATCCTGCACGCGCTGCTCGCCGCCGCCCGTCGCGGTGTCGACGTCCGTGTGCTCGTACCCGAGACGTCGAACCACGTCGTCGCCGACTGGATGTCGCGGGGCTTCTACTCGACCCTGTTGCGCGGCGGAATCTCCATCTGGCTGTACGAGAACGCGATGGTGCACGCGAAGACCGCGACGATCGACGGCAAGTGGACGACGATCGGCACGGCGAACATCGACCGGCTGAGCCTGACCGGCAACTACGAGATCAATGTCGAGGTCTTCGACGAGGGTCTCGCGGCGCAGATGGAGAAGGTGTTCTTCGCCGACAGCTCCAATGCGCGGCGCCTGCCGATCGAGGAATGGGACCGCCGGGCGATCGCGGCGAAGTTCAGCGAGAGCGTGCTCGCGCCGTTGCGCCCGTTGCTGTAA
- a CDS encoding serine/threonine-protein kinase — protein sequence MSDSEWGFAPGDQIVPDLIAQKLLGGGEAYEAYLAFDEVLFAPVVVKVVRPDQVDNESTLRGLRREIAALDRLEHPAVVRYFHADADYERPYVALENIDGPRLSSLIRKHGRLPVQQLLPLGLEIASALHYLRGRDVIHLDIKPSNVIMGAPARLIDLSVARSEQAAAELTYPIGTDEYMAPEQCDPPTSGTPGFASDMWGLGTTLFHAAAGYRAFDIGSTDENASVEERFPQLVDDPYDFPDTVDGAVAKLILPCLDPDPAQRPTPQVFAEALEPLMAAMPKARLSGFKISLQR from the coding sequence ATGAGCGACAGCGAATGGGGCTTCGCGCCCGGCGACCAGATCGTGCCGGACCTGATCGCGCAGAAGCTGCTCGGCGGCGGTGAGGCGTACGAGGCGTACCTCGCATTCGACGAGGTGCTTTTCGCGCCCGTGGTCGTCAAGGTGGTGCGGCCCGACCAGGTCGACAACGAGTCGACGCTGCGCGGGCTGCGGCGCGAGATCGCCGCTCTCGACCGGCTCGAGCACCCGGCCGTGGTGCGCTACTTCCACGCCGACGCGGACTACGAGCGGCCGTACGTCGCGCTCGAGAACATCGATGGCCCGCGGCTGTCCTCGCTGATCCGCAAGCACGGTCGACTGCCGGTGCAGCAGCTGCTGCCCCTCGGGCTGGAGATCGCGTCGGCGCTGCACTACCTGCGCGGGCGCGACGTCATCCATCTGGACATCAAGCCGAGCAACGTCATCATGGGCGCACCGGCGCGGCTGATCGACCTGAGCGTTGCGCGCTCGGAACAGGCCGCCGCCGAGCTCACGTACCCGATCGGCACCGACGAGTACATGGCGCCGGAGCAGTGCGACCCGCCGACGTCGGGCACGCCCGGCTTCGCCTCCGACATGTGGGGCCTCGGCACCACGCTGTTCCATGCGGCAGCGGGCTACCGTGCGTTCGACATCGGCTCGACCGATGAGAACGCCTCGGTCGAGGAGCGGTTTCCGCAGCTGGTCGACGATCCGTACGACTTCCCCGACACAGTCGACGGCGCCGTCGCCAAGCTCATCCTGCCCTGTCTCGACCCCGACCCCGCGCAGCGTCCGACGCCGCAGGTGTTCGCCGAGGCGCTCGAACCGCTGATGGCCGCCATGCCCAAGGCGCGCCTCTCCGGCTTCAAGATCTCCCTCCAACGGTGA
- a CDS encoding response regulator transcription factor yields MSRILIVEDEPRIASFLAKGLNADGFTTTVAADGVTGLDYALTGEFDLVVLDIGLPGMDGYEVLRRLQSERASLPVVVLTARDSVTDTVAALEGGAADYMSKPFRFDELRARVRLRLRQTSASAPVEDELTAGEIRLDLRTREVTVDAEPVELSAREFKLAEVFLRNPGQVLSREQLLSHVWGYDFDPGSNVVDVYVGYLRKKLGSDAIVTVRGMGYRLDQR; encoded by the coding sequence ATGAGTCGGATACTGATCGTCGAGGACGAGCCGCGGATCGCGTCCTTCCTGGCCAAGGGGCTCAACGCGGACGGGTTCACCACGACCGTCGCCGCGGACGGCGTCACGGGGCTCGACTACGCGCTGACCGGCGAGTTCGACCTCGTCGTGCTCGACATCGGGTTGCCCGGGATGGACGGGTACGAGGTGCTGCGGCGGCTGCAGTCGGAGCGGGCGAGCCTCCCCGTCGTCGTCCTGACCGCACGCGACTCGGTGACCGACACCGTCGCCGCGCTCGAGGGCGGAGCGGCCGACTACATGTCGAAGCCGTTCCGCTTCGACGAGCTGCGCGCCCGCGTACGCCTGCGGCTGCGGCAGACGAGCGCATCGGCCCCGGTGGAGGACGAGCTGACCGCCGGCGAGATCCGGCTGGACCTGCGTACACGCGAGGTGACCGTCGACGCCGAACCCGTCGAGCTGTCGGCGCGGGAGTTCAAGCTGGCCGAGGTGTTCCTGCGCAACCCGGGCCAGGTGCTGTCGCGCGAGCAGTTGCTGTCGCATGTCTGGGGTTACGACTTCGACCCGGGCTCCAACGTCGTCGACGTGTACGTCGGCTACCTGCGCAAGAAGCTGGGCAGCGACGCGATCGTGACGGTCCGCGGGATGGGCTACCGCCTCGACCAACGGTGA
- a CDS encoding sensor histidine kinase — protein MTTFTTLTVRARITIVVALLTALALVLAGVSAYVVEMRRLDREVTASMEQEVEEFNTLADRGEDPATGKRFTSIYRLMETFMSRNVPEANEMIFATLSGHKGRYLGGPGLRDEAKPFGEREEFKRTVADLSATGGGTTTIDSPLGKAIVVVQPATDNNESGAFVVVHLIERQRDELYDVMRTFGIVAGISWLIVTLIAFVLTGRLLRPVRRMQTTAQQIAQGDLSRRMEVSGNNDLTELTRTVNDMLDRIEWAFQTQRQLLDDAGHELRTPLTVLQGHLEIADPGDAAEIEQTRELLLDEIARMTRLVEDILMLAKSQRPDFVQPSDVDLNVLVGTVLEKCRALGERTWKIDACPEASVRIDGQRITQALLQLAHNAVRHTEHGDLIAIGARLRDGRAEFWVRDTGPGIAPEDRGHIFHRFRRGSDTTRDEGFGLGLSIVSAIAEAHGGYVQLDDPPIGATLRIVVPVGDAHVRGEA, from the coding sequence ATGACCACGTTCACGACGTTGACGGTGCGTGCGCGCATCACGATCGTCGTCGCGCTGCTCACCGCGCTCGCCCTCGTACTCGCCGGGGTCTCCGCGTACGTCGTTGAGATGCGACGGCTCGACCGCGAGGTCACCGCGTCGATGGAGCAGGAGGTCGAGGAGTTCAACACCCTGGCCGATCGAGGCGAGGATCCGGCGACGGGTAAGCGATTCACCAGCATCTACCGGCTGATGGAGACGTTCATGTCGCGCAACGTGCCGGAGGCGAACGAGATGATCTTCGCGACGCTGTCCGGCCACAAGGGGCGCTACCTCGGCGGTCCCGGCCTTCGCGACGAGGCCAAGCCGTTCGGCGAGCGCGAGGAGTTCAAGCGCACGGTTGCAGATCTGAGCGCGACCGGCGGTGGCACCACGACGATCGACAGCCCGCTCGGTAAGGCGATCGTCGTCGTCCAGCCGGCAACGGACAACAACGAGAGCGGCGCGTTCGTCGTCGTGCACCTGATCGAGCGCCAGCGCGACGAGCTGTACGACGTGATGCGGACGTTCGGCATCGTCGCCGGCATCTCGTGGCTGATCGTGACGCTGATCGCGTTCGTCCTCACCGGGCGGCTGCTGCGGCCCGTACGCCGGATGCAGACCACGGCGCAACAGATCGCACAGGGCGACCTGTCGCGGCGGATGGAGGTCAGCGGCAACAACGACCTCACCGAGCTGACCCGCACGGTCAACGACATGCTCGACCGGATCGAGTGGGCGTTCCAGACCCAACGACAGCTGCTCGACGACGCCGGCCACGAGCTGCGTACGCCGCTGACCGTCCTGCAGGGACACCTCGAGATCGCCGATCCCGGCGATGCCGCGGAGATCGAGCAGACCCGCGAGCTGCTGCTCGACGAGATCGCCCGCATGACCCGGCTGGTCGAGGACATCCTGATGCTCGCGAAGTCGCAGCGACCCGATTTCGTCCAGCCGAGCGATGTCGACCTGAACGTACTCGTCGGCACGGTGCTCGAGAAGTGTCGCGCGCTCGGCGAGCGTACGTGGAAGATCGACGCCTGCCCGGAGGCCTCAGTACGTATCGACGGGCAGCGCATCACCCAAGCCCTGCTGCAGCTTGCGCACAACGCCGTGCGCCACACCGAGCACGGCGACCTGATCGCGATCGGCGCCCGGTTGCGCGACGGTCGTGCGGAGTTCTGGGTTCGCGATACCGGCCCGGGCATCGCGCCGGAGGATCGCGGCCACATCTTCCACCGGTTCCGCCGCGGCAGCGATACGACCCGAGACGAGGGCTTCGGCCTCGGGCTGTCGATCGTGTCGGCGATCGCCGAGGCGCACGGCGGGTACGTACAGCTCGACGACCCGCCCATCGGGGCCACGCTGCGGATCGTCGTACCCGTTGGCGACGCTCACGTACGAGGAGAGGCATGA
- a CDS encoding bifunctional riboflavin kinase/FAD synthetase: MTVWRSIEDVDLGDRPSVVSIGNFDGVHLGHRHVLARAREVADGLADDVVAVTFDPHPMQVIAPPKAPARLTSIDARVRLLEGAGADQVLVLPFDTDMSRWSPEEFVDRVIVKALRTVAVVVGENFRFGARASGDVAFLREQGAAKGFAVEGLALDGESQPWSSTYIRSLVAAGDVAAAAHALDRYHAVDGVVVEGDKRGRELGFPTANIPASSSVAVPADGVYAGWLRVADETDALPAAISVGTNPTFDGADRRVESYVLDRDDLELYGVHVEAIFADRVRGQVTFDGREALIEQMHRDVADVRRLLAEVTAP, from the coding sequence GTGACGGTGTGGCGCTCGATCGAGGACGTCGACCTCGGCGACCGGCCCAGCGTGGTGTCGATCGGAAACTTCGACGGAGTCCACCTCGGACACCGGCACGTGCTGGCCCGCGCACGCGAGGTCGCCGACGGCCTGGCCGACGATGTGGTCGCCGTGACGTTCGACCCGCATCCCATGCAGGTGATCGCGCCGCCGAAGGCGCCCGCGCGGTTGACCAGCATCGACGCGCGCGTACGCCTGCTGGAGGGTGCGGGTGCCGATCAGGTGCTCGTGCTGCCGTTCGACACGGACATGTCGCGGTGGTCTCCCGAGGAGTTCGTCGACCGGGTGATCGTGAAGGCTCTCCGGACGGTCGCCGTCGTGGTCGGCGAGAACTTCCGCTTCGGCGCGAGGGCCTCTGGAGACGTCGCCTTCCTCCGTGAGCAGGGTGCCGCGAAGGGCTTCGCGGTCGAAGGGCTCGCGCTCGACGGAGAATCCCAGCCGTGGTCATCGACGTACATCCGCTCGCTCGTCGCGGCCGGTGACGTCGCCGCCGCGGCCCATGCGCTCGACCGGTATCACGCGGTCGACGGTGTCGTCGTCGAGGGCGACAAGCGGGGACGCGAGCTCGGTTTCCCGACGGCGAACATCCCGGCGTCGAGCTCGGTCGCCGTGCCGGCCGACGGCGTGTACGCGGGCTGGCTGCGCGTCGCCGACGAGACGGATGCGTTGCCGGCGGCGATCAGCGTCGGCACCAACCCGACCTTCGACGGCGCCGACCGCCGGGTCGAGTCGTACGTACTCGACCGCGACGACCTCGAGCTGTACGGCGTGCACGTCGAGGCGATCTTCGCCGATCGCGTACGCGGTCAGGTGACGTTCGATGGACGCG